Proteins found in one Bacillus subtilis subsp. subtilis str. 168 genomic segment:
- the hypO gene encoding NAD(P)H-flavin oxidoreductase (nitroreductase) (Evidence 1a: Function from experimental evidences in the studied strain; PubMedId: 15252706, 20727918, 20862523, 22238377, 26415543; Product type e: enzyme), protein MADLKTQILDAYNFRHATKEFDPNKKVSDSDFEFILETGRLSPSSLGLEPWKFVVVQNPEFREKLREYTWGAQKQLPTASHFVLILARTAKDIKYNADYIKRHLKEVKQMPQDVYEGYLSKTEEFQKNDLHLLESDRTLFDWASKQTYIALGNMMTAAAQIGVDSCPIEGFQYDHIHRILEEEGLLENGSFDISVMVAFGYRVRDPRPKTRSAVEDVVKWV, encoded by the coding sequence ATGGCAGATCTAAAGACACAAATTCTGGATGCATACAATTTCAGGCATGCGACTAAGGAATTTGACCCGAATAAAAAAGTGTCAGACAGCGATTTTGAATTTATTTTAGAAACAGGAAGACTGTCTCCGAGCTCACTCGGCCTTGAGCCTTGGAAATTTGTCGTCGTCCAAAATCCGGAATTCCGCGAGAAGCTTCGTGAATACACATGGGGCGCGCAAAAGCAGCTGCCGACCGCAAGCCATTTCGTCCTGATTCTTGCGCGTACAGCGAAGGATATCAAATATAATGCGGACTACATCAAACGTCATTTAAAAGAAGTAAAACAAATGCCTCAAGACGTGTACGAAGGCTATTTAAGCAAAACAGAAGAATTCCAGAAAAACGATTTGCATTTGCTTGAAAGTGACAGAACATTGTTTGACTGGGCATCAAAACAAACCTATATCGCGCTTGGCAACATGATGACTGCCGCTGCGCAAATCGGTGTTGATTCCTGCCCGATCGAAGGCTTCCAGTACGATCACATTCACCGTATTCTTGAAGAAGAAGGCCTTCTGGAAAACGGAAGCTTCGATATTTCTGTGATGGTGGCATTCGGCTACCGAGTGAGAGACCCTCGTCCGAAAACAAGATCTGCTGTTGAAGATGTTGTGAAGTGGGTTTAA
- the yfkN gene encoding exported 2',3'-cyclic-nucleotide 2'-phosphodiesterase, 2' (or 3') nucleotidase and 5' nucleotidase (Evidence 2a: Function from experimental evidences in other organisms; PubMedId: 14688230, 16291680, 21800427, 21906378, 25355936; Product type e: enzyme) — protein MRIQKRRTHVENILRILLPPIMILSLILPTPPIHAEESAAPQVHLSILATTDIHANMMDYDYYSDKETADFGLARTAQLIQKHREQNPNTLLVDNGDLIQGNPLGEYAVKYQKDDIISGTKTHPIISVMNALKYDAGTLGNHEFNYGLDFLDGTIKGADFPIVNANVKTTSGENRYTPYVINEKTLIDENGNEQKVKVGYIGFVPPQIMTWDKKNLEGQVQVQDIVESANETIPKMKAEGADVIIALAHTGIEKQAQSSGAENAVFDLATKTKGIDAIISGHQHGLFPSAEYAGVAQFNVEKGTINGIPVVMPSSWGKYLGVIDLKLEKADGSWKVADSKGSIESIAGNVTSRNETVTNTIQQTHQNTLEYVRKPVGKTEADINSFFAQVKDDPSIQIVTDAQKWYAEKEMKDTEYKNLPILSAGAPFKAGGRNGANYYTNIPAGDLAIKNVGDLYLYDNTVQIVKLTGSEVKDWLEMSAGQFNQIDPAKGGDQALLNENFRSYNFDVIDGVTYQVDVTKPAKYNENGKVINADSSRIINLSYEGKPISPSQEFLVVTNNYRASGGGGFPHLTSDKIVHGSAVENRQVLMDYIIEQKTVNPKADNNWSIAPVSGTNLTFESSLLAKPFADKADDVAYVGKSANEGYGVYKLQFDDDSNPDPPKDGLWDLTVMHTNDTHAHLDDAARRMTKINEVRSETNHNILLDAGDVFSGDLYFTKWNGLADLKMMNMMGYDAMTFGNHEFDKGPTVLSDFLSGNSATVDPANRYHFEAPEFPIVSANVDVSNEPKLKSFVKKPQTFTAGEKKEAGIHPYILLDVDGEKVAVFGLTTEDTATTSSPGKSIVFNDAFETAQNTVKAIQEEEKVNKIIALTHIGHNRDLELAKKVKGIDLIIGGHTHTLVDKMEVVNNEEPTIVAQAKEYGQFLGRVDVAFDEKGVVQTDKSNLSVLPIDEHTEENPEAKQELDQFKNELEDVKNEKVGYTDVALDGQREHVRTKETNLGNFIADGMLAKAKEAAGARIAITNGGGIRAGIDKGDITLGEVLNVMPFGNTLYVADLTGKQIKEALEQGLSNVENGGGAFPQVAGIEYTFTLNNKPGHRVLEVKIESPNGDKVAINTDDTYRVATNNFVGAGGDGYSVFTEASHGEDLGYVDYEIFTEQLKKLGNKVSPKVEGRIKEVFLPTKQKDGSWTLDEDKFAIYAKNANTPFVYYGIHEGSQEKPINLKVKKDQVKLLKERESDPSLTMFNYWYSMKMPMANLKTADTAIGIKSTGELDVSLSDVYDFTVKQKGKEIKSFKEPVQLSLRMFDIEEAHNPAIYHVDRKKKAFTKTGHGSVDDDMVTGYTNHFSEYTILNSGSNNKPPAFPSDQPTGGDDGNHGGGSDKPGGKQPTDGNGGNDTPPGTQPTNGSGGNGSGGSGTDGPAGGLLPDTATSMYSILLAGFLISALGTAMYLHQRRKQNRANQA, from the coding sequence GTGAGAATACAGAAAAGACGAACACACGTCGAAAACATTCTCCGTATTCTTTTGCCCCCAATTATGATACTTAGCCTAATCCTCCCAACACCACCCATTCATGCAGAAGAAAGCGCGGCTCCTCAGGTGCATCTGAGTATTTTGGCTACGACTGATATTCATGCCAACATGATGGATTACGATTACTACAGCGACAAAGAAACGGCGGATTTCGGTCTGGCGAGAACAGCGCAATTGATCCAAAAGCACCGCGAGCAAAACCCTAACACCCTGCTTGTGGATAACGGCGACTTGATTCAAGGGAATCCGCTGGGTGAATACGCGGTGAAATATCAAAAAGACGACATTATCTCCGGCACGAAAACCCATCCGATTATCAGCGTCATGAATGCGCTGAAATACGACGCCGGAACGCTTGGCAATCATGAATTCAACTACGGGCTCGACTTTCTCGACGGCACAATCAAAGGAGCCGATTTCCCGATTGTAAATGCCAACGTCAAAACAACTAGCGGCGAAAACCGTTATACGCCGTATGTGATTAATGAAAAAACCCTCATTGATGAAAACGGTAATGAGCAGAAAGTAAAAGTCGGCTACATAGGCTTTGTCCCGCCGCAAATCATGACATGGGACAAAAAGAATCTCGAGGGGCAAGTTCAGGTGCAGGATATCGTAGAATCCGCCAATGAAACGATCCCGAAAATGAAGGCGGAAGGCGCAGATGTCATTATTGCCCTCGCCCACACCGGCATTGAAAAGCAGGCGCAATCATCAGGCGCAGAAAACGCCGTGTTTGACCTTGCCACCAAAACGAAAGGCATTGACGCGATTATCTCGGGCCATCAGCACGGACTCTTTCCTTCCGCCGAGTATGCGGGTGTTGCTCAGTTCAATGTGGAAAAGGGAACAATTAACGGCATTCCTGTCGTCATGCCAAGCAGCTGGGGCAAATATTTAGGCGTGATTGACCTCAAGCTTGAAAAGGCGGACGGCTCATGGAAGGTAGCAGATTCCAAAGGAAGTATTGAATCTATTGCTGGCAACGTCACATCAAGAAACGAAACCGTTACAAACACCATTCAGCAAACACACCAAAACACACTGGAGTATGTCCGAAAGCCAGTCGGCAAAACCGAAGCAGATATTAACAGCTTCTTTGCACAGGTCAAAGATGATCCTTCCATTCAGATCGTGACTGACGCGCAAAAGTGGTACGCTGAAAAAGAAATGAAGGATACCGAGTACAAGAACCTGCCGATTTTATCCGCTGGAGCGCCGTTTAAAGCAGGCGGCAGAAACGGAGCCAATTACTATACAAACATTCCAGCCGGAGATCTTGCGATTAAAAATGTCGGTGACTTGTATCTTTACGATAATACTGTTCAAATCGTCAAGCTGACAGGCAGCGAGGTCAAGGACTGGCTGGAGATGTCAGCAGGCCAATTCAATCAAATTGATCCAGCTAAAGGCGGCGACCAGGCCTTGCTGAACGAGAATTTCCGCTCCTATAATTTTGACGTGATTGACGGTGTCACATATCAGGTCGATGTGACAAAACCGGCTAAATACAATGAGAACGGAAAAGTGATCAATGCGGATTCATCCCGTATCATCAATCTTTCCTATGAAGGCAAGCCGATCAGCCCAAGCCAGGAATTTCTCGTAGTCACCAATAACTATCGTGCGTCCGGAGGCGGCGGGTTCCCTCATCTGACGAGCGATAAAATTGTCCACGGCTCTGCAGTTGAAAATAGGCAGGTGCTGATGGATTACATTATTGAACAAAAAACAGTCAATCCAAAAGCAGACAACAACTGGTCAATCGCGCCTGTTTCCGGCACGAATCTGACGTTTGAATCCTCGCTTTTGGCCAAGCCATTTGCCGATAAAGCAGACGATGTCGCTTATGTAGGCAAGTCTGCGAATGAAGGCTATGGTGTGTATAAGCTGCAATTCGATGATGATTCAAATCCAGATCCTCCTAAAGACGGACTGTGGGATCTGACCGTCATGCACACCAATGATACGCACGCCCATCTCGATGATGCAGCGAGACGAATGACGAAAATCAACGAAGTACGCAGCGAAACAAATCACAATATTCTCCTTGATGCGGGAGATGTGTTTTCCGGCGATCTGTATTTTACTAAATGGAACGGTTTGGCCGATCTGAAAATGATGAACATGATGGGCTATGACGCCATGACCTTCGGAAACCATGAATTTGACAAAGGCCCGACGGTGCTTTCTGATTTTCTAAGCGGAAACAGCGCAACCGTTGATCCGGCGAACCGCTATCACTTTGAAGCGCCGGAATTTCCGATTGTCAGTGCAAACGTAGATGTGTCAAATGAGCCCAAGCTGAAATCATTTGTCAAAAAGCCGCAAACCTTTACGGCAGGTGAAAAGAAAGAGGCCGGCATTCACCCTTACATTCTGTTAGACGTTGACGGGGAGAAAGTCGCCGTATTCGGCCTGACAACAGAAGATACAGCCACCACATCAAGCCCGGGCAAAAGCATCGTATTCAATGATGCCTTTGAAACAGCACAAAACACCGTCAAAGCGATTCAAGAAGAAGAAAAGGTAAATAAAATTATTGCTTTAACCCACATCGGACATAACCGGGATCTTGAGCTAGCCAAAAAAGTAAAAGGCATTGATTTGATCATCGGCGGACACACTCACACCCTCGTAGACAAAATGGAGGTCGTGAACAACGAAGAACCGACGATCGTGGCGCAGGCAAAAGAATACGGCCAATTCTTGGGGCGCGTTGATGTCGCGTTTGATGAAAAAGGCGTTGTGCAAACAGATAAATCAAATCTGAGCGTGCTGCCAATTGATGAACATACAGAAGAAAACCCAGAAGCAAAACAAGAGCTCGATCAGTTCAAAAATGAATTAGAGGACGTGAAAAATGAAAAAGTCGGCTACACGGATGTGGCGCTTGACGGCCAGCGTGAGCATGTGCGCACGAAAGAAACGAATCTCGGAAACTTCATCGCGGACGGTATGCTGGCAAAAGCGAAAGAAGCAGCCGGCGCCAGAATAGCGATAACAAATGGCGGCGGCATCAGAGCAGGCATTGACAAAGGTGATATCACACTCGGCGAGGTGCTCAACGTGATGCCGTTCGGCAATACGCTTTACGTGGCCGATTTAACCGGAAAACAAATTAAAGAAGCCCTTGAACAAGGCCTAAGCAATGTGGAAAATGGCGGCGGCGCTTTCCCTCAGGTGGCCGGAATCGAATATACCTTTACATTAAACAACAAACCTGGACACCGTGTGTTAGAAGTGAAAATTGAATCGCCTAACGGAGACAAAGTTGCTATAAATACGGATGATACCTACCGCGTGGCAACAAATAATTTTGTCGGTGCCGGAGGAGACGGATATTCTGTCTTTACAGAAGCCTCCCATGGTGAAGACCTTGGCTACGTTGATTATGAGATTTTCACCGAACAGCTGAAAAAACTAGGAAACAAGGTCTCTCCTAAAGTTGAAGGACGAATCAAAGAAGTATTCCTGCCGACAAAGCAGAAGGACGGCAGCTGGACACTTGATGAAGACAAATTTGCGATTTATGCTAAAAATGCCAACACGCCATTTGTCTATTATGGAATACATGAAGGATCTCAAGAGAAGCCTATCAATCTTAAAGTGAAAAAAGATCAGGTCAAACTTTTGAAAGAAAGAGAGTCAGATCCTTCATTGACGATGTTCAACTACTGGTACAGCATGAAGATGCCAATGGCGAACCTTAAAACCGCAGACACTGCAATCGGAATCAAGTCTACGGGAGAATTGGATGTGTCACTGTCAGATGTATATGACTTTACAGTGAAGCAAAAAGGAAAAGAAATAAAATCATTCAAGGAGCCCGTACAGCTTTCGCTTCGCATGTTTGATATTGAAGAAGCCCATAACCCTGCCATTTATCACGTCGATAGAAAAAAGAAAGCTTTCACAAAGACAGGTCACGGATCAGTCGATGATGATATGGTGACAGGATATACAAACCACTTCAGCGAATACACGATCTTAAATTCCGGTTCAAACAACAAACCGCCGGCATTCCCGTCAGATCAACCGACAGGCGGTGATGACGGCAATCATGGCGGAGGCTCCGACAAACCAGGCGGAAAACAGCCAACTGACGGAAACGGAGGAAATGATACGCCTCCCGGCACTCAACCGACTAACGGCTCTGGTGGAAACGGTTCGGGCGGATCAGGAACAGACGGTCCGGCTGGCGGCCTGCTTCCGGACACAGCCACATCCATGTACTCGATCCTGTTGGCCGGATTTCTGATCAGCGCACTCGGAACGGCAATGTACTTACATCAGAGGAGAAAACAGAATAGAGCGAATCAGGCATAA
- the sufLB gene encoding general stress protein 18; deglycase (Evidence 1a: Function from experimental evidences in the studied strain; PubMedId: 10220166, 12354229, 16181642, 17257049, 17933887, 24330391, 25283443, 25561404; Product type e: enzyme): MGKKIAVVLTYYFEDSEYTEPAKAFKEAGHELTVIEKEKGKTVKGKQGTAEVTVDASIDDVNSSDFDALLIPGGFSPDQLRADDRFVQFTKAFMTDKKPVFAICHGPQLLINAKALDGRKATGYTSIRVDMENAGADVVDKEVVVCQDQLVTSRTPDDIPAFNRESLALLEK, encoded by the coding sequence ATGGGGAAAAAAATTGCAGTTGTTTTAACATATTATTTTGAGGACAGCGAGTACACTGAGCCTGCGAAAGCCTTTAAAGAAGCGGGACATGAACTGACTGTCATCGAAAAAGAAAAAGGAAAAACAGTAAAAGGCAAGCAGGGAACAGCGGAAGTGACGGTTGACGCGTCCATTGACGACGTAAATTCTTCAGACTTTGATGCGCTTTTGATTCCTGGAGGATTTTCACCAGACCAGCTTCGCGCTGACGATCGTTTCGTCCAATTTACAAAAGCGTTTATGACTGACAAAAAGCCGGTATTTGCCATTTGCCACGGCCCGCAGCTTTTAATCAATGCGAAAGCGCTCGACGGCCGAAAAGCGACGGGCTATACGTCCATTCGTGTTGACATGGAAAACGCCGGTGCCGACGTTGTGGACAAGGAAGTGGTTGTTTGCCAGGATCAATTGGTCACTAGCCGCACACCGGACGATATACCGGCATTTAACCGCGAGTCATTGGCATTGCTTGAGAAATAA
- the yfkL gene encoding efflux transporter (Evidence 2a: Function from experimental evidences in other organisms; PubMedId: 15849754, 16828913, 16850406; Product type t: transporter), whose protein sequence is MQTTSIKTASGMYINYFFLGMVNIILASNMSSLTKQWNTDPTGISYVIAAIGFGKLLTYGISGVLSDKIGRKPLVVASAGIMAVFLVGIPLSPSYELAFVFALLAGVANSAMDAGTYPALTELFPSASGSANVLVKAFMSVGAALLPLLITFLADHSMFYGFAFYLPAAVYLLNIIYLSTLSFPKKHKKPTNSGQQESPVFLSEPVFQKEGTALIIIGFTSTALFTVSQIWLPSYAQKAAGLAESASVQLLSYYSIGSLASVLLLAVLLNRWVKPVFITLLYPIITLCTLAVMLTVHIPVVLDITAFFLGFSTAGVFQITITLMTELFWKRKGTVTGIVATASSLASILLPIATGLIAKAGGIAHIFIFDFGIAVIGTAAAAFLYYRYKKLTGAQA, encoded by the coding sequence ATGCAAACGACATCTATCAAAACAGCATCCGGAATGTATATCAACTACTTCTTTCTGGGGATGGTCAACATCATTCTCGCATCCAATATGTCTTCATTAACAAAACAGTGGAATACCGATCCGACCGGCATCAGTTATGTCATTGCCGCTATCGGGTTTGGCAAACTGCTGACATACGGCATTTCCGGCGTTCTATCAGATAAAATCGGCAGAAAGCCGCTTGTTGTCGCTTCTGCGGGAATTATGGCCGTCTTTTTAGTCGGTATTCCTTTATCACCGAGCTATGAGCTGGCGTTTGTGTTCGCTTTATTAGCCGGAGTCGCTAATTCAGCCATGGATGCCGGAACATATCCGGCCCTAACCGAGCTCTTTCCGTCTGCTTCCGGTTCGGCAAATGTCTTGGTTAAAGCCTTTATGTCTGTGGGGGCCGCACTTTTGCCGCTTTTGATCACATTTTTAGCAGACCACAGCATGTTTTACGGATTTGCTTTTTATCTGCCGGCAGCGGTCTATCTCCTGAATATTATTTATTTATCAACGCTTTCGTTTCCTAAAAAACATAAGAAACCAACTAATAGCGGCCAACAGGAATCTCCCGTTTTCTTGTCTGAACCCGTTTTTCAGAAGGAAGGCACCGCACTGATTATCATCGGTTTTACATCCACGGCTTTATTTACGGTTTCTCAAATCTGGCTCCCGAGCTACGCGCAAAAGGCAGCCGGTTTAGCTGAATCAGCATCTGTACAATTGCTGAGCTATTATAGTATAGGATCTCTGGCATCTGTTTTATTATTAGCCGTTTTGCTGAATAGATGGGTCAAACCTGTCTTCATAACGCTCTTATATCCTATTATTACTTTATGTACGCTCGCAGTCATGCTGACCGTTCATATCCCAGTTGTGCTGGACATCACTGCCTTTTTCTTAGGCTTTTCAACTGCGGGTGTGTTTCAAATTACCATTACGTTAATGACAGAGCTTTTCTGGAAGCGAAAAGGAACCGTTACCGGAATTGTAGCGACTGCTTCAAGTCTTGCATCGATTCTGCTGCCGATTGCAACAGGGCTTATCGCAAAAGCGGGGGGCATCGCCCATATTTTCATATTCGACTTCGGCATTGCGGTCATCGGAACGGCTGCAGCTGCTTTCTTGTATTACAGGTACAAGAAACTGACAGGTGCTCAAGCCTAA
- the yfkK gene encoding hypothetical protein (Evidence 4: Unknown function but conserved in other organisms), with protein MSSPNTETLTQMIEEISQKLNMLNVGVIKAEDFSDEKIEDLTYLHRMVMKKESFSPSEMQAIAQELASLRK; from the coding sequence TTGTCCAGCCCAAATACAGAAACATTAACTCAAATGATTGAAGAGATTTCCCAAAAGCTGAACATGCTGAACGTCGGCGTAATCAAAGCGGAGGATTTCAGTGATGAGAAGATTGAAGACCTCACGTACCTTCACAGAATGGTGATGAAAAAAGAATCATTCAGCCCAAGTGAAATGCAGGCGATTGCTCAAGAATTAGCCTCGCTTCGTAAATAA